The Neochlamydia sp. S13 genome has a segment encoding these proteins:
- the htpX gene encoding protease HtpX, giving the protein MALAKRIILFLVVNFLVVAFISFITYFFNLQPFLMKKGINLPSLAIFCLLWGMGGAVISLLLSKVMAKWMVGLEMIDPDTPDLQKRAVLETVYQLARKAGLPKMPEVGIYYSPELNAFATGPSRSNSLVAVSSGLIERMEKNEVDAVIGHEITHIANGDMVTMTLLQGVINAFVMFLARIVAYGISKTFSKERDEEPSPFMYQMIVFGLEIVFMILGSLVVASFSRYREYRADAGSARLVGASSMIAALQALKSNFEVKDPNQNQQAINAFKISGTKKGLMQWFASHPPLDDRIARLQQLYRF; this is encoded by the coding sequence ATGGCCTTAGCTAAACGTATTATTCTTTTCCTCGTTGTTAACTTTCTAGTTGTCGCCTTCATTTCATTCATTACCTACTTTTTTAATCTACAACCTTTCTTGATGAAAAAAGGGATCAATTTACCTTCTTTAGCCATTTTCTGCTTATTATGGGGAATGGGAGGAGCGGTTATTTCTCTACTCTTGTCCAAGGTAATGGCCAAATGGATGGTCGGATTAGAAATGATCGATCCAGATACCCCCGACTTACAAAAACGTGCGGTACTTGAAACAGTCTATCAGCTAGCAAGAAAAGCAGGATTACCTAAAATGCCAGAAGTAGGTATTTATTATTCCCCTGAACTTAATGCCTTTGCCACAGGGCCTTCTCGTTCTAATTCCTTAGTAGCCGTTTCTTCAGGTTTAATAGAGCGTATGGAAAAAAATGAAGTGGACGCGGTCATCGGTCATGAAATTACTCATATAGCTAACGGTGATATGGTAACCATGACCTTATTACAAGGGGTTATTAATGCTTTTGTAATGTTCCTTGCAAGAATAGTAGCTTATGGTATTAGCAAAACTTTCTCTAAAGAACGGGATGAAGAACCTTCTCCTTTTATGTACCAAATGATCGTTTTTGGCTTAGAAATTGTTTTTATGATTTTAGGCAGCCTAGTAGTCGCAAGCTTTTCTCGCTATCGCGAATATAGAGCGGATGCAGGAAGTGCACGCTTAGTAGGCGCTTCTTCTATGATTGCTGCATTACAAGCTTTGAAAAGCAACTTTGAAGTTAAAGACCCTAATCAAAATCAACAAGCGATCAACGCTTTTAAAATCTCAGGGACAAAAAAAGGGCTCATGCAATGGTTTGCTTCCCACCCTCCTTTAGATGATCGTATTGCCCGCTTGCAGCAGCTTTATCGATTTTAA
- a CDS encoding tetratricopeptide repeat protein, whose amino-acid sequence MNQLSSDSLRIHPLIFPAFEKKEEPSFCIRETNAYREISLKIFKELGFQDLCQAKLICREWKQLIESSPLAENIYTIGLKLAIQKNNPMREKVCAEKLVQEAYCIEKLGDIYLEKGTSETLLQAAGLYNYALQIVSDDKKKFFEEKLLKAQHLLINVCQGKVLDNNRIRKEFKSNCQALKIFREEIEEMIQSLPETPSFQEVKELYGKIAQDIKAFFSLLVNQALDVLGPAHCEYAVIGFGSLAREEMTPYSDLEFGILIKEDNEANKKYFRNLTTLIHLKVINLGETILPALNIPCLQTIDFFDGATPRGFAFDGAGVKDKGCKTPFGNGKTFELIQTPGKMAQYIAKDEEGQWWHEKEPHLPMELLNFTHLLGSEELTKQYRKNVQHELEKPYQKGLTLRQYLAKQHLVLVDIEAFNPGMHETGRQGMLFKVKNDLYRFPHLALDRLALLKKVEASNTFTRIEQLNRLGIITADATDKLNDWMSIALFMRLKTYSHYQAQQEMMNPLIKPFGFDNPELIKKQFALDHKAIEKIKKIYRIFIPFYQAMQDFLAGNEDTLKSSNLEDNSPQAEGDIAFRLFQQKEAKKYYKSVIKTDTYNLEILNALGMIYSYQGKLGKAAKYIKKALAIDLIFFNETHFTAAIIYNNLGTLYLEQGNLKKAAECIEKAVAIDLRIYGENYPHLITDYNNLGQIHHHQGNLAKAAEYSNKALTIGLKIFGKNHSTTATIYSNLGQIYRDQGNLDKAAEYAKKALTISLNLFGENHPTIAANYNNLGMIYKDQPDLMLAAEYIRKAFEIDFKFFGENHPKIAIIYNNLGLIYHEQQDLEQALKYIKKALAIERRLFGKNHPSMAIRYHNLGAIYRDQGNFELATEYVNKGLSISNKLFGMHHLTRASFYQTLEEIYYKQGNLEQAAKYAKKALAINLKLFTENSSKAAMCYNNLGKIYLEQGELEQAAENAKRALAINVKIFGENHLDVAIAHSNLGIIYRTQGNVEQAIENTEKALAITLKLYDENYLNVARYYNNLGELYAAKKCFELAARCFKKALIVNLRIFSENHPSTATICGNLDFIQDVAIAYAKAGEICLEKDLEKAREYANKALAIDLELFRETHSNVAIDYNLLGLIYQEECNLGQAAEYTCKALAIDLKLVGENHSNVAIYCSNLGSIYYKQGHLEQAAKYSKKALTIAFNLFEENHPIIARNYKTLWQIYNDQGNFEQAAEYSNKALT is encoded by the coding sequence ATGAATCAGCTTTCATCAGACTCTCTTCGTATACATCCCTTAATATTTCCCGCATTTGAGAAAAAAGAAGAACCTTCTTTTTGTATAAGAGAGACTAATGCCTATAGAGAAATTAGCTTAAAAATATTTAAGGAATTAGGGTTCCAAGATTTGTGCCAAGCCAAACTCATATGTAGAGAATGGAAGCAGTTAATTGAAAGCAGTCCATTAGCAGAAAACATCTATACGATAGGTTTAAAACTCGCTATTCAAAAGAACAACCCTATGCGTGAAAAAGTTTGCGCAGAAAAGCTAGTCCAAGAAGCATATTGCATAGAAAAACTAGGAGATATTTATCTGGAGAAAGGTACATCCGAAACATTGCTTCAAGCCGCAGGGCTTTACAACTATGCGTTACAAATTGTTTCTGATGACAAAAAGAAATTTTTTGAAGAAAAGCTTTTGAAAGCTCAACATTTACTTATCAACGTGTGTCAGGGAAAAGTTTTAGATAATAATAGAATAAGAAAAGAATTTAAGAGCAATTGCCAAGCATTAAAAATTTTTAGAGAAGAAATAGAGGAAATGATTCAATCTCTTCCAGAAACTCCTTCTTTCCAAGAAGTGAAAGAGCTTTACGGCAAGATCGCTCAGGATATAAAGGCTTTTTTTAGCTTATTAGTTAACCAGGCTCTTGATGTTTTAGGCCCGGCACATTGCGAATATGCCGTGATAGGCTTTGGTTCCTTAGCTAGGGAAGAGATGACTCCTTATTCCGATCTAGAATTTGGCATTCTTATAAAAGAAGATAACGAAGCAAATAAGAAGTATTTCAGGAATCTTACAACTCTAATTCACTTGAAAGTTATTAATTTAGGCGAAACCATCCTTCCTGCTTTAAATATCCCCTGCTTGCAAACCATAGATTTTTTTGATGGTGCTACACCACGAGGCTTTGCCTTCGATGGGGCAGGGGTAAAAGATAAAGGCTGTAAAACCCCTTTCGGCAATGGTAAAACATTTGAGCTTATCCAAACTCCTGGAAAGATGGCCCAATATATTGCTAAAGACGAGGAGGGCCAATGGTGGCATGAAAAAGAGCCTCATCTTCCGATGGAGCTTCTGAATTTTACCCATTTGCTAGGAAGTGAGGAGCTAACTAAGCAATATAGGAAAAATGTTCAGCATGAGCTTGAGAAGCCTTATCAAAAAGGATTAACCCTTCGCCAGTACTTAGCCAAGCAACACCTTGTGCTAGTTGATATAGAAGCTTTCAATCCAGGAATGCATGAGACGGGCAGACAAGGCATGCTATTTAAAGTTAAAAATGACCTATACCGTTTTCCTCATTTGGCTTTGGACCGGCTAGCCCTTCTCAAAAAAGTAGAGGCTTCTAACACTTTTACTAGAATTGAGCAGCTAAATAGATTAGGAATTATAACGGCAGATGCCACTGATAAATTAAATGATTGGATGAGTATAGCGCTATTTATGCGTCTTAAGACCTATTCCCACTATCAAGCACAACAGGAGATGATGAATCCCTTGATCAAACCCTTTGGCTTCGATAATCCAGAGCTTATTAAGAAGCAATTTGCTTTAGATCATAAAGCCATAGAAAAGATAAAAAAAATCTACCGAATTTTTATTCCTTTTTATCAGGCTATGCAAGATTTTTTAGCAGGCAATGAAGATACACTTAAATCTTCTAATTTGGAGGACAACTCGCCGCAGGCAGAAGGTGATATAGCTTTTAGGCTTTTCCAACAAAAAGAGGCAAAAAAGTATTATAAATCAGTCATAAAAACAGATACATATAACTTAGAAATTTTAAATGCTCTTGGAATGATCTATAGTTATCAAGGAAAATTAGGCAAAGCGGCTAAATATATTAAAAAAGCACTTGCGATTGACCTTATTTTTTTTAACGAGACTCATTTCACGGCCGCAATAATTTACAATAACCTGGGAACACTTTATCTCGAACAAGGAAATTTAAAAAAAGCAGCTGAGTGTATTGAAAAAGCAGTTGCTATTGATCTTAGGATTTATGGCGAAAATTATCCCCACCTGATCACAGATTACAATAATCTGGGCCAAATTCATCACCACCAGGGCAATTTAGCCAAGGCGGCTGAGTATAGCAATAAAGCTCTTACTATTGGCCTTAAGATTTTTGGCAAAAACCATTCTACTACCGCGACGATTTACAGTAATTTGGGACAAATCTACAGAGATCAAGGCAATCTAGACAAGGCTGCTGAGTACGCCAAAAAAGCACTCACTATTAGCCTTAATCTTTTTGGTGAAAACCATCCTACTATAGCAGCAAATTACAACAACTTGGGAATGATTTACAAGGATCAACCAGATTTAATGCTGGCGGCCGAGTATATCAGGAAAGCGTTCGAAATTGACTTTAAGTTTTTTGGTGAAAATCATCCGAAAATCGCAATAATTTACAACAACCTGGGGCTAATTTATCACGAACAACAGGATTTGGAACAAGCATTAAAATATATTAAGAAAGCCCTTGCCATTGAACGTAGGCTTTTTGGAAAAAATCACCCCTCTATGGCCATACGCTATCACAACTTAGGAGCTATCTATCGAGATCAGGGGAATTTTGAACTGGCGACTGAATATGTCAATAAAGGCCTCTCCATTAGCAATAAGCTTTTTGGTATGCATCATCTTACTAGGGCAAGCTTTTACCAGACCTTGGAGGAAATCTATTACAAGCAAGGAAATTTAGAGCAGGCAGCTAAGTATGCTAAAAAAGCTCTAGCTATTAATCTTAAATTATTTACGGAAAATTCTTCTAAGGCAGCAATGTGTTATAATAACTTAGGAAAAATCTACTTAGAACAAGGCGAGTTAGAACAAGCTGCTGAGAATGCTAAGAGAGCACTCGCTATTAATGTTAAGATTTTTGGTGAAAATCACCTTGATGTAGCAATAGCTCATAGCAACCTAGGAATAATTTACCGTACACAAGGAAATGTTGAGCAGGCTATTGAAAATACCGAGAAAGCACTCGCTATTACACTTAAGCTTTATGATGAAAATTATCTTAATGTGGCAAGGTACTATAATAATCTGGGAGAACTCTATGCAGCTAAAAAATGTTTTGAACTGGCAGCTAGGTGTTTTAAGAAAGCTCTTATTGTTAATCTTAGGATTTTTAGTGAAAATCATCCCAGTACCGCTACAATTTGCGGTAATTTAGATTTTATTCAAGATGTGGCAATAGCTTATGCTAAAGCAGGAGAAATCTGCTTAGAAAAAGATTTGGAAAAGGCAAGAGAATATGCCAATAAAGCGCTTGCCATTGATCTTGAGCTGTTTCGTGAAACTCATTCCAACGTGGCCATAGATTACAACCTCTTAGGACTAATTTACCAAGAAGAATGTAATTTAGGACAAGCTGCTGAGTATACCTGCAAAGCCCTTGCCATTGACCTTAAGCTTGTGGGTGAAAATCATTCTAATGTGGCAATTTATTGCAGCAACTTAGGATCCATTTATTATAAGCAAGGCCATTTAGAGCAAGCGGCTAAGTATAGTAAAAAAGCTCTTACCATCGCCTTTAACCTTTTTGAAGAAAATCATCCCATTATAGCAAGAAATTATAAAACTCTGTGGCAAATTTACAACGATCAAGGTAATTTTGAGCAGGCGGCCGAATATAGCAATAAAGCTCTCACCTAA
- a CDS encoding tetratricopeptide repeat protein — MFRRAFSIFVLYKAKQGNIAKAVEYFNKALAIDLDIFGESHSNVARDHNNLRMIYPEQGKLNKAAGIY; from the coding sequence ATTTTTAGACGGGCTTTTTCAATTTTTGTCCTGTACAAAGCTAAGCAAGGTAATATAGCTAAGGCGGTAGAGTATTTCAATAAAGCTCTTGCTATTGACCTTGATATTTTTGGCGAAAGTCATTCTAACGTAGCAAGAGATCACAATAACTTGAGAATGATTTATCCAGAGCAAGGTAAATTAAATAAGGCTGCTGGAATATATTAA
- a CDS encoding transposase, whose amino-acid sequence MLGQPLQMLGHSFYVAASRLKDELLIVVTNKNPKKAVSIYKTRWEIETLFACLKTRGFCLEDTHLTYPDRIEKLIFALSIAFCWAYKLGNIAANVVPISIKKHGRKAKSLFRCGLDKIRKILLGTPRCFNLFLWLLKLFDPLLSSSIPKRVFL is encoded by the coding sequence GTGTTAGGTCAACCTTTACAGATGCTTGGCCATTCCTTTTATGTGGCTGCAAGCCGTCTAAAAGATGAGCTTTTAATCGTGGTCACTAATAAAAATCCAAAAAAAGCTGTAAGCATTTACAAAACTAGATGGGAAATAGAAACCTTATTTGCATGTCTAAAAACACGAGGCTTTTGTTTGGAAGATACGCATTTAACATATCCTGACAGAATTGAGAAACTTATCTTTGCCTTAAGTATTGCTTTTTGTTGGGCGTATAAACTAGGTAATATAGCTGCAAACGTAGTCCCTATTAGCATTAAGAAGCATGGCAGAAAAGCCAAAAGTTTGTTTCGCTGTGGATTGGATAAAATAAGGAAAATCTTATTGGGAACACCTAGGTGTTTTAACCTTTTTCTTTGGTTGCTAAAACTTTTTGACCCATTGTTATCTTCAAGCATACCTAAGAGGGTTTTTTTATGA
- a CDS encoding tetratricopeptide repeat protein: MEYAKKALIINRKLFGESHLSIAKSYNNLGAIYDDQGNLDKAAEYAKKALVINLKLFGESHSHIAENYNNLGTIYHKQGNLGQAAECTRKALVINRKLFGKNHPSIAKFYNNLGIICDEQGDLKQAVDYSNKALTINLKLFGENYPITAENYNNLGAIYYTQGNLNQAADYIKKALSINIKLFGESHSHIAENYNNLGTIYRGQSNLKQAAEYLKKALAINLELFGETHPYVAIIYHNLGALYEDQGNLDMAAEYVKKSLVIDLKLFGENNPTIAKQYIILGKIYREQDNLEQAVECFEKALIVTRKALGENHPTVAIIYNNVGKIYKEQGMLESAAEYINRALAIDLKVFGKNHPHVAAIYNNLGTIYHNQYNWEKATKYVKKALTISVKLFGENHRYVAAIYNNLGQIYKAQDNLREALEYSQKAFDINLKLVGENHPTMAICYNSLGQIYTKQALYRTKNNFFIKKPS; the protein is encoded by the coding sequence ATCGAGTATGCTAAAAAAGCGCTCATTATTAACCGTAAGCTTTTTGGGGAAAGTCATCTGAGCATAGCAAAATCCTACAATAACCTAGGAGCAATCTATGATGATCAAGGCAATTTAGATAAGGCAGCCGAGTATGCTAAAAAAGCGCTAGTTATTAACCTTAAGTTGTTTGGGGAAAGCCATTCTCATATAGCGGAAAATTACAATAACTTGGGAACAATCTACCATAAGCAAGGTAATCTAGGGCAGGCGGCTGAGTGCACGCGCAAAGCTCTGGTTATTAACCGTAAGCTTTTTGGTAAAAATCATCCGAGCATAGCAAAATTTTACAACAACCTGGGAATAATTTGCGATGAACAAGGAGACTTAAAACAGGCTGTTGATTATAGCAACAAAGCTCTGACAATCAACCTCAAGCTATTTGGTGAAAACTACCCCATTACAGCAGAAAATTACAACAACTTGGGAGCAATTTACTATACACAAGGCAATTTAAATCAGGCAGCTGATTATATCAAGAAAGCTTTAAGTATCAATATTAAGTTATTTGGCGAAAGTCATTCCCATATAGCGGAAAATTACAACAACTTGGGAACAATCTACCGTGGACAAAGCAATCTAAAGCAGGCGGCTGAGTATCTCAAGAAAGCTCTGGCTATTAACCTTGAGCTATTTGGTGAAACTCATCCTTATGTGGCCATTATTTACCACAACTTAGGAGCTCTCTACGAAGATCAAGGCAATTTAGATATGGCTGCCGAGTATGTCAAAAAATCCCTTGTCATTGACCTTAAGCTTTTTGGGGAAAATAATCCCACTATAGCAAAACAATATATCATTCTAGGAAAAATTTACAGAGAACAAGACAATTTAGAGCAGGCAGTAGAGTGCTTTGAAAAAGCGCTTATTGTTACCCGTAAGGCTTTGGGAGAAAATCATCCTACAGTGGCAATAATTTATAATAACGTGGGGAAAATCTACAAAGAGCAAGGTATGTTAGAATCGGCGGCTGAGTATATAAACCGAGCTCTCGCTATTGACCTTAAAGTTTTCGGTAAAAATCATCCACATGTAGCAGCAATTTACAACAACTTAGGAACGATCTATCATAACCAATACAATTGGGAAAAAGCGACTAAATATGTCAAGAAAGCCCTTACCATTAGCGTGAAGCTTTTTGGTGAAAATCATCGATATGTTGCAGCAATTTACAACAATTTGGGGCAAATCTACAAAGCACAGGATAATCTAAGGGAAGCTCTTGAATATAGCCAGAAAGCTTTCGATATTAACCTTAAGCTTGTGGGCGAAAATCATCCCACAATGGCAATTTGTTACAATAGCTTAGGGCAAATTTATACTAAGCAAGCTCTGTACAGGACAAAAAATAATTTTTTCATAAAAAAACCCTCTTAG
- a CDS encoding tetratricopeptide repeat protein, with translation MFKELGFQDLCQAKLICREWKQLIESSTLAEDIFKIGLKLAIQKNNPMREKVCAEKLVQEVYCIEKLGDIYQEKGTSETLLQAAGLYNYALQIVSDDRKKFFEEKLLKAQHLLINVCQGKVLDNNRIRKEFKGNSQALKKFREEIEGKIQLLSETPSFQEVKELYGKIALDIKAFFSLLVNQALNVLGPAPCEYAMIGFGSLAREEMTPYSDLEFGILIKEDNDANKKYFRNLTNLIHLKVINLGETILPALNIPCLKAIDFFDGITPRGFAFDGAGVEGKGCKTPFGNSKTFELIQTPEKMAQYIAKNEEGHWWHEKEPHLPMELLTFVHLIGNPGLTRQYGEKLQEKLIITYHEGLNLRQYLAKLHLLLADMKAFDPKMGDLSRQGMLFKVKNDLYRFPHLALDRLALLKKVEASNTFTRIDELNKLGIIKNNAAVKLSEWMSIALFMRLKTYSHYQAQQEMMNPLIKPFGFENPELIKKQFALDLGTLEKIKKIYRTFIPFYQTIEEFLTGTEDSLNSSDLEDNSLETQGSIALRLFQKEEAKKCFKLARKANPSDPYILGFLGSIYEASGNLDKAANYAEKALQISLDLLDENYSFLIAIYYNLRGIDQKQCMLEQTAEHTKRVLTINSKHFENNQSRIATIFNTLGTIYREQGNLKLAAKYTNLALAIKLKLLGENHPEVAICYNSLGLIYKDI, from the coding sequence ATATTTAAGGAATTAGGGTTCCAAGATTTGTGCCAAGCCAAACTCATATGTAGAGAATGGAAGCAGTTAATTGAAAGCAGTACTTTAGCGGAAGACATCTTCAAGATAGGTTTAAAACTCGCTATTCAAAAGAATAACCCTATGCGCGAAAAAGTTTGCGCAGAAAAGCTAGTCCAAGAAGTATATTGTATAGAAAAACTAGGAGATATTTATCAGGAAAAAGGTACATCCGAAACATTACTTCAAGCTGCAGGGCTTTACAATTATGCGTTACAAATTGTTTCTGATGACAGAAAGAAATTTTTTGAAGAAAAGCTTTTGAAAGCTCAACATTTACTTATCAACGTGTGTCAGGGAAAAGTTTTAGATAATAATAGAATAAGAAAAGAATTTAAGGGCAATAGCCAAGCATTAAAAAAGTTTAGAGAGGAAATAGAGGGAAAAATTCAACTTCTGTCAGAAACTCCTTCTTTTCAAGAAGTGAAAGAGCTTTACGGTAAGATCGCTCTGGATATAAAGGCTTTTTTTAGCTTACTAGTTAACCAGGCGCTTAATGTCTTAGGCCCTGCCCCTTGTGAATATGCCATGATAGGCTTTGGTTCCTTAGCTAGGGAAGAGATGACTCCTTATTCCGATCTAGAATTTGGCATTCTTATAAAAGAAGATAACGACGCAAATAAGAAGTATTTTAGGAATCTTACAAATCTAATTCACTTGAAAGTCATCAATTTAGGAGAAACCATTCTTCCTGCTTTAAACATTCCTTGCTTAAAAGCCATAGATTTTTTCGATGGTATTACACCACGAGGCTTTGCCTTCGATGGGGCAGGAGTAGAAGGGAAAGGCTGTAAAACCCCTTTCGGCAATAGCAAAACATTTGAGCTTATCCAGACTCCTGAAAAGATGGCTCAATATATTGCTAAAAATGAAGAAGGCCATTGGTGGCATGAAAAAGAGCCTCATCTTCCGATGGAGCTTTTAACCTTTGTTCATTTAATAGGTAATCCTGGCTTAACTAGGCAGTATGGTGAAAAACTTCAAGAAAAGCTGATCATTACTTATCACGAAGGGCTCAACCTTCGGCAATACTTAGCTAAGCTGCATCTTTTACTAGCTGATATGAAAGCTTTTGATCCGAAAATGGGCGATTTAAGTAGACAGGGCATGCTCTTTAAAGTTAAAAATGATCTTTATCGGTTTCCTCATTTAGCTTTAGACCGGCTAGCCCTTCTCAAAAAAGTAGAGGCTTCTAACACTTTTACTAGGATTGATGAGCTAAACAAGCTAGGAATTATAAAAAATAACGCTGCTGTAAAGTTAAGTGAATGGATGAGTATAGCGCTATTTATGCGCCTTAAAACCTATTCACATTATCAAGCACAACAAGAGATGATGAATCCTCTAATTAAGCCATTTGGATTTGAAAATCCTGAATTAATCAAGAAACAATTTGCGCTAGATCTGGGAACATTAGAAAAAATAAAAAAGATTTATCGCACTTTTATTCCTTTCTATCAAACTATTGAGGAGTTTTTAACAGGCACTGAAGATAGCCTTAATTCTTCTGATTTGGAGGATAACTCGTTAGAAACTCAAGGTAGCATAGCCCTCAGGCTTTTTCAAAAAGAAGAAGCAAAAAAATGTTTTAAATTAGCAAGAAAAGCAAATCCAAGCGACCCTTATATTTTAGGTTTTCTTGGCAGCATTTATGAGGCTAGCGGGAACCTAGATAAAGCGGCTAATTACGCTGAAAAGGCTCTCCAAATTAGCCTTGATCTTTTGGATGAAAATTATTCCTTTTTGATAGCAATTTATTATAACCTTAGAGGCATCGATCAAAAACAGTGCATGTTAGAACAGACGGCTGAGCATACAAAAAGAGTACTCACTATTAATTCTAAGCATTTTGAAAATAATCAGTCCCGTATAGCAACAATTTTTAATACCTTGGGAACGATCTACAGAGAACAAGGAAATTTAAAACTTGCGGCTAAGTATACTAACCTAGCTCTCGCCATTAAGCTTAAGCTTTTAGGGGAAAACCATCCCGAAGTAGCAATATGTTACAATAGCTTGGGACTGATCTACAAGGATATTTAA
- a CDS encoding IS630 transposase-related protein, whose amino-acid sequence MVYSHDLRKKALNYIENGGSMATASEVFGVTVRTLTNWIKRKKQGCLAPKKRRQSPSKIDSEKLKLYIKQNPDAYLREIAEAFGVTITAVFYACKRLKITLKKRHLSTRKGMRISEKNLDKS is encoded by the coding sequence ATGGTATATTCACACGATTTAAGAAAAAAAGCTTTGAATTATATAGAGAATGGCGGCTCAATGGCCACAGCTAGTGAGGTGTTTGGTGTAACAGTTCGCACGTTAACCAACTGGATTAAGCGAAAAAAACAAGGTTGTCTAGCTCCTAAAAAAAGACGACAGAGCCCCAGTAAAATAGATAGTGAAAAGCTAAAATTATATATAAAACAAAATCCTGATGCCTACCTTAGGGAAATAGCTGAGGCATTCGGAGTGACGATAACTGCAGTTTTTTATGCCTGTAAAAGACTGAAAATCACTTTAAAAAAAAGACACCTTTCTACAAGGAAAGGGATGAGAATAAGCGAGAAGAATTTAGACAAAAGCTAG